A region of Oxyura jamaicensis isolate SHBP4307 breed ruddy duck chromosome 5, BPBGC_Ojam_1.0, whole genome shotgun sequence DNA encodes the following proteins:
- the RHOV gene encoding rho-related GTP-binding protein RhoV: MPPQELLDYPPALRRHSRPRGSGPELGIKCVLVGDGAVGKTSLVVSYTTNGYPDEYQPTALDTFSVQVLVDGAPVRIQLWDTAGQEDFDCLRSLCYPDTDVFLVCFSVVNPSSFQNITEKWIPEIRTHNPRAPVLLVGTQADLRDDVNVLISLDRYHVKPVPRPQAEGLADKIRAEAYLECSALTQKNLKEVFDMAIVSGVEHKARQEKKMTAKGIKTLSKCRWKKFFCFV; this comes from the exons ATGCCCCCTCAGGAGCTGCTGGACTACCCGCCCGCCCTGCGGAGACACAGCCGGCCCCGAGGCAGCGGCCCGGAGCTGGGCATCAAGTGCGTGCTGGTCGGCGATGGAGCCGTGGGCAAGACCAGCCTGGTGGTCAGCTACACCACCAACGGCTACCCCGACGAGTACCAGCCCACCGCCCTTGACACCTTCTCAG TGCAGGTCCTGGTGGATGGAGCTCCAGTCCGGATCCAGCTGTGGGACACCGCTGGCCAG GAGGACTTTGACTGTTTGCGCTCGCTTTGTTACCCAGACACCGACGTCTTCCTTGTCTGCTTCAGTGTGGTAAATCCAAGCTCATTCCAAAACATTACTGAGAAATGGATCCCTGAGATACGAACTCACAACCCCCGGGCCCCAGTGCTGCTAGTGGGGACACAGGCAGACTTGCGGGATGATGTCAATGTCCTCATCAGCCTGGATCGCTACCACGTGAAGCCTGTGCCCCGGCCTCAGGCAGAAGGTCTAGCAGATAAAATCCGCGCTGAAGCTTACCTGGAGTGCTCAGCACTGACCCAGAAGAACCTCAAAGAAGTGTTTGACATGGCCATTGTCAGCGGTGTTGAACACAAAGCACGGCAAGAAAAGAAGATGACAGCCAAAGGCATCAAAACTCTCTCCAAGTGCCGCTGGAAGAAGTTCTTCTGCTTTGTCTGA